A region from the Isachenkonia alkalipeptolytica genome encodes:
- a CDS encoding TldD/PmbA family protein — MDKQYFKEALPQEDFCDLRYQDFSHTTIKGDKKEIDQVSIVKKSGGNVRVLSGGGFGSFAFTDPKDVNLAFQEAKTASDLNPGKETFQRIPVNKDHVRISPKEDPRNLEISEKKGLLEKYRELILEHDEIADLESQYYEQFTDTLILNNLGTEVQQEELICGMTFRITAKRGDLTQLTRLSFGGNEDFSELLDKEQEVLEKVKQTLSLLDAEPIKGGNYDVILDSDVGGLFIHEAFGHLSEADNLIGNKTLGETMSLGTDFAMENFNVIDDPTRPGHPGSYVYDHEGTKAQRVSLIKRGKLDGRLHSLESADFMEEEPTGHARAKNFGFTPIVRMGNIYIDQGESSLKDMIASIDDGLYLFGSAGGQTSGETFTFAVQGGYRIENGEITHMVRDLALTGHLFTTLKNIEMVGREVTFSKAGGCGKGGQILIQSGKGSAPIKIKNMGIGGQ; from the coding sequence CCCAGGAGGATTTTTGTGATCTTCGTTACCAGGATTTTTCCCATACCACCATCAAAGGGGACAAAAAGGAAATTGACCAAGTGTCCATCGTGAAAAAGAGCGGCGGAAATGTTCGTGTACTCTCCGGCGGCGGCTTTGGAAGTTTTGCCTTTACGGATCCGAAGGACGTGAATCTGGCCTTTCAGGAAGCCAAAACCGCCAGCGACTTAAATCCGGGGAAGGAGACCTTCCAACGAATTCCTGTAAATAAAGACCATGTAAGGATTTCTCCCAAAGAGGATCCCCGGAACCTGGAAATCTCCGAAAAAAAAGGATTACTGGAAAAATACAGGGAACTGATCCTAGAGCACGATGAGATCGCAGACCTGGAATCCCAATACTATGAACAGTTTACCGACACCTTAATTCTTAATAATCTGGGCACGGAAGTACAGCAGGAGGAATTGATTTGCGGAATGACCTTTAGGATTACTGCCAAACGGGGAGACTTAACCCAACTGACCCGGTTATCCTTCGGAGGCAATGAAGATTTCAGCGAACTGTTGGACAAAGAACAGGAGGTTTTGGAAAAAGTAAAGCAGACCCTTTCCCTTTTGGATGCGGAGCCGATTAAAGGGGGAAATTACGATGTGATTTTAGACAGCGACGTCGGAGGTCTCTTTATCCACGAAGCCTTCGGTCATCTCAGTGAGGCGGATAATTTGATCGGAAACAAAACCCTGGGCGAGACCATGAGTCTGGGCACGGATTTCGCCATGGAAAACTTCAATGTAATAGACGATCCTACCCGACCGGGACACCCGGGAAGTTATGTATATGATCACGAAGGAACCAAGGCCCAACGGGTTTCTTTAATAAAGCGGGGGAAATTAGATGGTCGTCTCCATTCCCTGGAAAGTGCCGACTTTATGGAGGAAGAGCCCACAGGCCATGCCCGGGCAAAGAATTTCGGATTCACCCCTATTGTTCGAATGGGAAATATCTATATCGATCAAGGAGAGAGCTCCCTTAAGGATATGATCGCCTCCATCGATGACGGCCTGTATTTATTCGGATCCGCCGGAGGACAAACCAGCGGTGAAACTTTCACCTTCGCCGTACAGGGAGGCTACCGAATTGAAAACGGGGAAATCACTCATATGGTCCGGGACCTGGCCTTAACGGGACACCTTTTTACCACCCTGAAAAACATCGAGATGGTCGGCAGGGAAGTTACCTTTTCCAAGGCCGGTGGTTGCGGAAAAGGGGGCCAAATTCTTATTCAGTCAGGGAAAGGTTCCGCACCGATTAAGATCAAAAATATGGGAATAGGAGGACAATAG
- a CDS encoding TldD/PmbA family protein: MRQLLNKALSSADGGEVYKRDIQSTSVDIKLGKLKDIKSEKKREVSLRLTKNGLMGTSVSTSLEDDTLVDRALIALENQKSHAVDFPNELPRMVFSFSPEVDQLSTEDLTKMAFDLSDRLKEKAPEIPTGVRVHKNIKRVSLLNSAGFNETYDYSNLSLSINTLTDKGFMGVSKEYSSGKVPEITDGGLDRLIHRHHLGNKKITMENEKMPVIFSGNVMGALMLRVIGGVNGGNVLKGTSPLKDKIEEKLFSEKITIRDDGKMAFGVNTCLFDDEGTPSKNTLLYEKGVLKNYLVNIEQGKKLNQEPTGNALKRTLFSKEIEDTPSVFDTNLIIEGDHREDELIVKDIKRGLLITGVMGAHTGNINRGDFSLNISSGYLIENGELQGQVKGAMIAGNIYDLFQNVEAIGTHYEVMRSIFYHMGYSPMVLFKEASIVGK; this comes from the coding sequence ATGCGACAATTACTTAACAAAGCCTTATCCTCCGCCGATGGCGGAGAAGTTTACAAGCGTGATATCCAAAGTACTTCCGTGGATATCAAGCTCGGCAAGCTAAAGGATATTAAATCCGAGAAGAAAAGAGAGGTCTCTCTGCGCCTTACGAAAAATGGGCTGATGGGCACTTCCGTATCCACTTCCCTGGAAGATGATACCCTGGTGGACCGGGCGCTGATTGCCTTGGAGAATCAAAAATCCCATGCCGTCGACTTTCCCAATGAACTCCCCCGTATGGTTTTTTCCTTTTCTCCCGAAGTGGATCAGTTAAGTACCGAGGACCTTACGAAAATGGCCTTCGACTTATCAGACCGCTTAAAAGAAAAAGCCCCGGAGATCCCCACAGGAGTTCGGGTTCATAAAAACATCAAGCGAGTCTCCTTATTAAACAGTGCCGGGTTCAATGAAACCTACGACTATTCCAATCTCTCCCTTTCTATAAACACCTTGACGGATAAAGGATTTATGGGGGTCTCTAAGGAATATTCCTCCGGCAAAGTTCCGGAAATTACCGACGGGGGTCTGGACCGGCTGATCCATCGACATCATTTGGGAAACAAGAAGATCACCATGGAAAACGAGAAAATGCCCGTGATTTTTTCCGGAAATGTGATGGGGGCTTTAATGCTTCGGGTTATAGGAGGGGTTAACGGAGGAAATGTGTTAAAGGGCACCTCCCCTTTAAAAGATAAAATCGAAGAAAAACTCTTTTCCGAAAAAATTACTATTCGAGATGACGGAAAAATGGCCTTCGGGGTCAATACCTGTTTATTTGATGACGAGGGCACGCCCTCGAAAAACACCCTGTTGTATGAAAAGGGCGTACTTAAAAATTATCTTGTAAATATCGAGCAGGGAAAAAAATTGAATCAGGAGCCAACGGGGAATGCCTTAAAACGAACCCTGTTTTCTAAGGAAATCGAAGACACCCCTTCCGTATTTGATACGAATTTAATCATTGAAGGGGACCACCGGGAGGATGAGCTGATTGTAAAGGACATAAAACGTGGTCTTTTGATCACCGGGGTCATGGGTGCCCATACAGGAAATATCAATCGGGGGGATTTCTCCTTAAACATTTCTTCCGGCTACCTGATCGAAAACGGTGAGCTTCAAGGCCAGGTAAAGGGGGCCATGATCGCAGGAAACATTTATGATTTATTCCAAAATGTGGAGGCCATCGGCACCCATTATGAAGTCATGCGAAGCATCTTCTACCATATGGGCTATTCTCCCATGGTACTCTTTAAGGAAGCTTCCATTGTAGGGAAATAA
- a CDS encoding Pr6Pr family membrane protein: MEVKRGKKNNYIRGLRWFLVILGWTTILLNHIFLMNGLHHSYNFFEALFHGFKLFTIQSNILVLLSLSLALAYKKKVVFFTDPKVRTALAVYITVTMLIFFMVLRQEYRTTGMLHIIHVITHYIIPGGYLIDWFFTVDPKGYHWGDSLKWIIYPGIYGLFSLIYGRLLGEYAYPFLNLEALSGFSVALNFLLGLLGFLILGLIFIGIQKSRESLE; the protein is encoded by the coding sequence GTGGAAGTAAAAAGGGGAAAGAAAAATAACTATATCCGTGGGCTTCGTTGGTTTCTGGTGATTTTGGGATGGACCACGATCCTGCTTAATCATATATTTTTAATGAACGGTCTTCACCATTCCTATAACTTTTTTGAAGCCCTGTTTCACGGCTTTAAACTGTTTACCATTCAAAGCAATATTTTAGTGCTGTTGTCCCTGTCCTTGGCCCTGGCATATAAAAAGAAGGTCGTTTTTTTTACGGATCCTAAGGTTCGCACGGCCTTAGCGGTTTATATAACCGTGACCATGCTAATTTTTTTTATGGTTTTAAGACAGGAGTACAGGACTACCGGTATGCTTCATATCATTCATGTAATTACCCATTATATTATTCCCGGGGGGTATTTGATCGACTGGTTTTTCACGGTGGATCCCAAGGGGTATCACTGGGGAGACAGTCTGAAGTGGATCATTTATCCCGGAATTTATGGGCTTTTTTCTTTGATTTACGGAAGGCTTTTGGGGGAGTATGCCTATCCCTTTTTAAATCTGGAAGCCTTATCCGGGTTCTCGGTGGCCCTTAATTTTCTACTGGGATTACTGGGATTTCTGATTCTCGGATTAATATTTATCGGTATACAAAAAAGCAGGGAGTCCCTAGAGTAG
- a CDS encoding C-GCAxxG-C-C family protein, translating into MLLGGNKYYGLNLKKETITTMRGFGGGMHTEELCGALSGGVAVIGVIFSEKKEYDQDKIKEATKEFVEKFSQELTSTNCQEVKNIYREEVYKCSPVVGKAGEILERTLCKYQRLNK; encoded by the coding sequence ATGTTGCTGGGCGGCAATAAGTACTACGGATTGAATCTTAAAAAGGAAACCATTACAACCATGAGAGGTTTTGGTGGAGGAATGCATACCGAAGAATTGTGTGGCGCCCTTAGCGGTGGGGTAGCGGTCATCGGGGTAATATTTTCTGAGAAAAAAGAATACGATCAAGATAAGATTAAAGAGGCAACCAAGGAATTTGTTGAAAAATTTAGCCAGGAGTTGACTTCCACGAACTGTCAGGAAGTGAAAAATATCTACCGGGAAGAAGTGTATAAGTGTTCCCCCGTTGTGGGTAAAGCCGGAGAAATTCTGGAAAGAACTTTGTGTAAATATCAAAGACTGAATAAATAG
- a CDS encoding YgjV family protein, with translation MFGIEWIEWVGYLASVLILISLLMSSIVKLRWINLAGAAIFAAYGFIIGALPVGVMNLGIVIINIYYLRKIYARKEYFQMIPVDKNTQYFNYFLDFYREDIEKYFSHNNFKVEETTVGLYILRNLVPAGVFLATEEDPKTLRIQLDFVIPEYRDFKIGNYIFEDRKDYFLNLGYNTFHSYGVNEKHENYLEKMGFKRIDKEKNLFEKVIH, from the coding sequence ATGTTTGGAATAGAATGGATCGAATGGGTGGGTTATTTAGCATCGGTATTGATTCTAATTTCCCTGTTAATGAGCTCAATTGTAAAACTTCGCTGGATCAACTTAGCGGGGGCGGCGATATTCGCTGCCTATGGGTTTATTATAGGAGCCCTGCCCGTAGGGGTAATGAACTTAGGTATCGTGATTATCAATATTTATTATTTAAGGAAAATCTATGCACGGAAAGAGTATTTTCAAATGATTCCCGTGGATAAAAACACCCAGTATTTTAATTACTTTTTGGATTTTTATCGGGAGGATATTGAAAAATATTTTTCCCATAACAATTTCAAAGTGGAGGAGACTACGGTGGGACTGTATATTTTACGGAATCTGGTACCCGCAGGAGTATTTCTTGCAACGGAAGAGGACCCGAAGACGCTTAGGATTCAATTGGATTTTGTAATTCCCGAGTATCGGGATTTTAAGATCGGAAATTATATTTTTGAAGACCGAAAGGATTATTTTTTGAATTTAGGGTATAATACTTTTCACAGTTACGGGGTTAATGAGAAACATGAGAACTACTTGGAAAAAATGGGTTTTAAAAGAATTGATAAAGAGAAGAATTTATTCGAGAAAGTGATTCATTAG
- a CDS encoding HD-GYP domain-containing protein: MGFIINDHNGKIEGGYTNLVDVTTGKILGDVFSSVTREKSREQETLSEYRGIMSGDSIGIYGKQIDSKKGIGNMILEHILERIGNRFEDQGKHLKNVQRYSLAIGKALDLSGFDLKDLALAAKLHDIGKTFIDPDILNKREKLTETEKAEIKKHPEIAYWLLKADKRYRELARYVLHHHERWDGQGYPEGLKEEEIPLFSRIIAVADAFDAMTTERGYQRTISREGALRELIEHSGSQFDPEIVKIFADKVLLKVGNINNELG, encoded by the coding sequence ATGGGATTTATCATAAATGACCATAACGGGAAAATAGAAGGCGGTTATACTAACTTGGTTGATGTTACTACGGGCAAAATCCTAGGGGATGTTTTTTCTTCCGTTACAAGGGAAAAAAGTAGAGAGCAGGAGACGTTATCGGAATATCGGGGGATTATGAGCGGAGATTCAATTGGAATCTATGGAAAACAAATCGATAGTAAAAAGGGCATTGGAAACATGATTTTAGAACACATATTGGAGAGAATAGGGAATCGGTTTGAGGATCAGGGGAAGCATTTAAAAAATGTACAGCGCTACAGCCTGGCTATTGGGAAAGCTTTGGACTTAAGTGGTTTTGATTTGAAAGACCTGGCCCTTGCGGCGAAACTCCATGATATCGGCAAGACTTTTATTGATCCGGATATTTTAAATAAAAGGGAAAAATTGACAGAAACCGAAAAAGCAGAGATAAAAAAACATCCGGAGATCGCCTATTGGTTGCTTAAAGCCGATAAAAGATATCGGGAGCTGGCAAGGTATGTTTTGCATCACCATGAACGTTGGGATGGCCAGGGCTATCCCGAGGGATTAAAGGAGGAAGAAATACCGCTGTTTTCAAGAATCATTGCCGTGGCCGATGCGTTCGATGCCATGACCACGGAACGGGGGTATCAAAGGACTATAAGTCGGGAGGGAGCACTTCGGGAGCTGATTGAGCACTCCGGAAGCCAGTTCGATCCTGAAATCGTGAAAATATTTGCGGATAAGGTTTTGTTAAAAGTAGGTAATATCAACAATGAATTAGGGTAA